In Streptomyces sannanensis, the DNA window CACCTTCGGCTGTCCGCTCCCTCCGGCGGTGCCGGGGAGCCAGCCGCGCACCACGGGCAGGGCCTTGCCGCCGTCGGTGCGCAGCATGGTCAGCACGTAGAACCCGCGCTTGCCGTCCAGCTCCCGGTCGGGCACCAGGAACTGCTCGGCGTACCGCCCGGTGGCCGTGGCCTGCCGTCCCGACGTCTCCTGGTCCACGGGCAGCAGCTCGTCGAGCGGCGCCGCCTTGCGGGTGTCCTGATCTGGCCGCGCCTCGGCGGCCTGGTGCGACTCCACTTGGGCCTCGAACCGGCCGAGCTGCCAGGTCCCCATGAAGAGGCAGAAGGGGATGGCCAGCACGACGAAGAGATTGATCCCCCACCAGCGGGGCGTCAGCAGGAACCGATACACCCCTCCACGGTACGGGCCGCCGCACCCGCGACGGGTCGCGGGGGCCACTCCGCGCCCGGAGTGTGCGACATCCCGTGAGTTCTCCCGAGCACCGCTGTTGGCTGATGCGCCCACACCATATTGACTGCCCAGCCGATCTCGACGTGGTCCGTGAGTCCTATGACCGGGTGGCTGACAACTACGCCCACATGGTGGTGGCGACGGGAGTCGGCGACATCCGTGACGCGAGGGCGATGCGTGCAGCGGCCCGACCAACGTCACTATGACGATTTACAGCCTCCGTCCGACGTCGAGGCGATGGTGTGATTCCGAGCTTGTGCGGCCCTCTGTGAAGCCGTGGAGGGGCTCGACTGATCGGCGTGGTCCACGCCACATGGAACCGCGTGTCCGGTGGCTGGCAGAGATAGGTATGGATCCAGGTTTTCGGGCCCGCATACGGGCAGGTGATGAGGGCGCCTTCAGCGTGCTGTTCCGCGAGCACGGCAAGGCGGTGTACAACCATTGCTTCCGGCTGACCGGGGACTGGGCGGGGGCGGAGGACTGCGCCTCGCTGGTCTTTCTCGAGGCGTGGCGGCTGCGGGAGAAGGCCGAGCCGCACGGCGGAAGCCTGCTCCCTTGGCTGCTGGGGATAGCAAACTATGTGGTCCATCGGCGCCGGCGGGTTGCCCGGCGGCACCAGGCGCTGATGGAGCGCATGCCGGCTCCCGGACTGCTGCCGGACTTCGCCGATGAGGTGGTCGGGCGGCTGGAGGACCAGGAGCGGATTGCCGCAGTGCGCCAGGTCCTGGACCGCCTAGGGCGATCCGACCGTGAGGTGCTGGCGTTGTGCGTGTGGGCCGGGCTGGACTACACGGCGGCTGCGCAGGCGCTTGGCGTACCTGTGGGCACGGTCCGATCCCGTCTGTCGAGGGCCCGAAGAAGATTAGACGGACTCGCTCGAAAAAATCTTGCTCTCCCCATGGAACCCGCGGTTGCAGGCTGGCAGCTAACAGGTGACCGCACCGACGCGGTCGAGCCGCACGAGAGGAAAGCGCGATGAACCGGGACCAGGACGACGACATGCAGGCACTGCGTCGCATGCTGCCAGTGCCCGCCGAACGCGACTTCCCCGCCGGCCGCCAGCCCCAGCGTGAGGAACACCTGATGAACAGTTGGCTGACCATGTCACGCCGCACCGACAAACGCCGGAACCTCGGGGTGCGCATCGCACTCCCCGCGGGCCTGGCCGCAGCCGCAGCAGGTATCGCCCTGACGGTCCTGCCCTCCCAGACCGCAGCCGCCTACACCCTGCAGACCGCCAACGACGGCACCGTCGAGCTCACTGTCGTCAACCCGTCCGGAAAGATCGACCCCGCCAAACTCGAGAAGGACCTGGACAAGCTCGGCGTCAACAGCCGCGTCTACGCCGGCGACCCTGACTGCTCCGCACCGCCGTACAGCCCGCCGAGTGCCCCCACTACGTCCGGCACGGCACGCCCCGACCCGGGGTCTCTCTGGGTCTCCTCGGTGGTGCGGTGGGATAGGAGCCGCGAGTTCGTCCTCCATGTCCGAACCGACAAGATACCTGCGGACAAGCACCTGGAGATCGTCTTCCCGCTCGCCAAAACCGCCCCCGCCCACGCCTACGAAATCATCGTGGCCTCCCTGGTGAGCGGCCCAGGCCCGGACTGCGTGCCCGCCGAGCCGGACCTTATTCACTCCGGGCGGTAGAAGGCGGGGCAGCACCTGCCAACGTTTGGCCCTCGCCGGCGCAGTCCGTCATCGGCACCGTTCGGGCGTCCCTTACCTGGCTGATCACGGATGCCCGAACAGGTCCCCGACTCGCCCGGAGGCTCCGTGCGCATCGCCTCCCACCGCGGGCCGTCCAGCAGCCCGGCGCGCGGGTCCGCCCACCGGTTCGACGGTGCGGCGAACACGTCGCGCTGGTTCAGGGCGCGGTGCAGCTGCTCCAGCACGCACACCACGTACGCGTCACGGTCGACGGAGCCCTGCGGCAGCTTGGTGTTGGAGAACACCACCCGCTTTCACACCGCGGGCACCGGTTCGGCGTCGATCTCGCGGGGCAGCAGCGGCCGGTCTTTGACCCGGCGGCGCGAGAGAGCGGGCAGTCGGCGGACCGCTTTGAGGATGCGTCACCCGGCCGGGGCGGCGCCCAGCGCGTCCGACTCGCCGAGCAGGGAGAGGAAAGGGCGCACGGTGTCGAAGCCACGCCGAACCCGCGGCGAGCACGACCTCGTACGGCCCGTGCCGCAGCCCGGCCCCTGGCCCCGCGCCCGAAAAACCGGGCGGCGGCCCCGGGGCCGCCGCCCGGCCCGGGCGATCAGGACCCCGCTGTCCCCGGCGTACCCAGATGCCTCGCGGCGAAGTCGAGCTCCAGCCGTACCTGCTTGATGCGCTCCTCCACCACCAGCGATCCATGGCCCGCGTCGTACCGGTACACCTCGTGCACCGCGCCGCGGGCCACCAGCCGGTCCACATAGTTCTCGATCTGCCGGATCGGGCAGCGCGGATCGTTCACGCCCGCCGAGATGTGGACCGGCGCGCGCACCTGGTCCACATAGGTCAGCGGCGACGAGGCCTCGAACCGCTCCGGCACCTCCTCGGGCGTACCGCCCAGCAGGGTGCGGTCCATCGCCTTCAGGG includes these proteins:
- a CDS encoding SURF1 family protein, which produces MYRFLLTPRWWGINLFVVLAIPFCLFMGTWQLGRFEAQVESHQAAEARPDQDTRKAAPLDELLPVDQETSGRQATATGRYAEQFLVPDRELDGKRGFYVLTMLRTDGGKALPVVRGWLPGTAGGSGQPKVPAPPSGEVTVTGALQASENAEAVGAQTAGGLPDGQLGIISAASLVNMVPYEVYDAWVTLPEGDAGMRAVPVTAPQGSELNLKAFQNLGYTLEWFAFAAFVVFMWFRLLRREAEAARDVELGLAAPSAQ
- a CDS encoding sigma-70 family RNA polymerase sigma factor, which encodes MLFREHGKAVYNHCFRLTGDWAGAEDCASLVFLEAWRLREKAEPHGGSLLPWLLGIANYVVHRRRRVARRHQALMERMPAPGLLPDFADEVVGRLEDQERIAAVRQVLDRLGRSDREVLALCVWAGLDYTAAAQALGVPVGTVRSRLSRARRRLDGLARKNLALPMEPAVAGWQLTGDRTDAVEPHERKAR